A genomic stretch from Erigeron canadensis isolate Cc75 chromosome 9, C_canadensis_v1, whole genome shotgun sequence includes:
- the LOC122582506 gene encoding uncharacterized protein LOC122582506, translating into MLTPVDREMDHPNIRYNLDLLEGNADLSEFARIIKSVRKVRRTRVRDGMMLEDIDIVNVDLFSQDRTIQLKTAVVDFDLTGYIKIDSENILWELRSDGDFQSLAGSKALGISLKSVNDGDGASNRDIGFMAMNNAFNTLWTSHPNENRDDIESALQTIRLMLFETAKFRWSFFEVYRNIERKVLLRVPAWMMILANNWDIISVVARSQLPMHKFFPQDLDPAVCTIVVTLMFSTLG; encoded by the coding sequence ATGTTGACCCCCGTTGACCGCGAGATGGATCATCCGAACATCAGGTATAATCTGGACCTTCTAGAAGGAAATGCAGACCTTAGTGAGTTTGCTAGGATTATTAAGTCAGTTAGAAAAGTTAGGCGGACTAGGGTTAGAGATGGCATGATGCTTGAAGATATCGATATCGTAAACGTAGACTTATTCTCTCAGGACAGAACTATTCAATTGAAAACGGCCGTAGTAGATTTCGACTTAACCGGATACATTAAAATCGACTCCGAAAACATTTTGTGGGAATTAAGATCAGATGGTGACTTTCAATCCCTCGCCGGATCAAAAGCCTTAGGAATTTCGTTGAAATCTGTGAATGACGGTGACGGTGCATCTAACAGAGACATTGGATTTATGGCCATGAATAACGCGTTTAATACGCTATGGACTAGTCACCCTAACGAAAATCGTGATGACATAGAATCCGCCCTACAAACCATAAGATTGATGTTGTTTGAAACTGCTAAGTTTCGCTGGTCGTTTTTTGAGGTTTATAGGAATATAGAGCGCAAAGTGTTGTTGAGGGTACCTGCATGGATGATGATTTTAGCGAATAATTGGGATATTATTTCTGTGGTGGCAAGATCCCAGTTACCGATGCATAAGTTTTTCCCACAAGATCTGGATCCTGCAGTATGTACCATAGTCGTAACTTTGATGTTTTCGACCCTAGGATAA
- the LOC122583090 gene encoding phospholipase A1-IIgamma: MSSISQKWKKLSGVEDKWSSLLDPLDIDLRRYIIHYGEMAQATRDAFNTEKASKYAGSSRYSKSDLLSKVEIEQGNPFKYEVTKYFYGTSSIPLPSVLVKSLSREAWSKESNWIGYVAVATEEGKVALGRRDIVIAWRGTVETTEWINDLKFGLVSAPEIFRGNDDVKIQHGWHSIYTSGDPRSPFNKLSARDQVIEEVRRLVELYKNEETSITVVGHSMGAALATLNAVDIVANGFNKPMSEPSKTFPVTAFVFASPRVGDSDFGKLYSSHKDIHVLRVQNEHDLVPHYPVMIGYSHIGQELPIDTSKSPYLRSPGDVQRWHDMETYLHGVAGTQGSKGGFHLEVNRDIALVNKYTDGLADDGYHVPAMWWVEKNKGMVRHTNGSWLLMDHENDDNVSTSK, from the exons atgagTAGCATATCCCAAAAATGGAAGAAACTAAGTGGAGTAGAAGACAAGTGGTCATCCTTGTTAGACCCTTTAGACATTGATCTCCGTCGATACATCATTCACTACGGTGAGATGGCACAAGCAACACGAGACGCTTTCAACACCGAGAAGGCATCAAAGTACGCTGGAAGCAGCCGATACAGTAAGAGTGATCTCCTATCCAAAGTAGAAATCGAGCAAGGAAACCCTTTTAAATATGAAGTAACAAAATACTTCTATGGAACATCATCAATACCACTTCCATCGGTTCTTGTGAAGTCGTTGTCTAGGGAGGCTTGGAGCAAGGAATCGAACTGGATAGGGTACGTGGCTGTGGCTACTGAAGAAGGAAAAGTGGCTTTAGGACGGAGAGATATTGTGATTGCTTGGCGAGGGACAGTTGAAACCACAGAATGGATTAATGATCTCAAATTTGGTTTGGTTTCTGCTCCTGAAATATTTAGAGGGAATGATGATGTAAAAATTCAACATGGTTGGCATTCAATCTATACTAGTGGTGATCCTAGATCACCTTTCAACAAATTAAGTGCTAGAGACCAA GTTATAGAAGAGGTGAGGCGATTAGTTGAATTATACAAGAACGAAGAAACAAGTATCACAGTGGTGGGGCACAGTATGGGAGCGGCGCTTGCGACACTCAATGCAGTTGATATAGTCGCAAATGGATTCAACAAGCCAATGAGTGAACCTAGCAAGACCTTTCCTGTTACTGCTTTTGTTTTTGCTAGCCCTCGTGTGGGAGACTCTGACTTTGGAAAGCTTTACTCTTCACACAAAGATATTCACGTCCTACGCGTTCAAAATGAACATGATTTGGTTCCACACTACCCGGTCATGATAGGGTACTCACACATTGGACAAGAGTTGCCGATAGATACAAGCAAGTCCCCCTATTTAAGGAGTCCAGGGGATGTTCAAAGATGGCATGATATGGAGACTTATTTACATGGAGTCGCGGGTACACAAGGTAGCAAAGGAGGGTTTCATTTAGAAGTTAATCGAGATATTGCTTTAGTGAACAAGTATACGGATGGACTCGCCGATGATGGATATCATGTGCCTGCGATGTGGTGGGTCGAGAAGAACAAGGGTATGGTTCGGCACACCAATGGGTCATGGTTATTGATGGATCatgaaaatgatgataatgttagCACCTCCAAATAA
- the LOC122581519 gene encoding guanine nucleotide-binding protein-like NSN1, producing the protein MPKRSKKSKSKRVSLKQKHKVIKKVKEHHKKKSKEAKKLGLNKRQKVEKDPGIPNDWPFKEQELKALEARRTKALEEIELKKAARKERAKKRKLGLLEDDGDDMTSLAEQVSAKEKEFAGKKPVDNSTKTLERSFYKELSKVIEASDVILQVLDARDPLGTRCIEMEKMVLKAGHEKRLVLLLNKIDLIPREAAEKWLKYLREELPAVAFKCSTQKQKSNLGWKAAKSAKLTSNLLQTSDCLGAETLLKLLKNYSRSHEIKKSITVGVVGLPNVGKSSLINSLKRCHVVTVGATPGLTRTMQEVQLDKNVKLLDCPGVVMLNSGENAAAAALRNCIKIEKLEDPVASVQEILEKCPSEMLVTAYKIPVFASADDFLSKVATVRGKLNKGGILDTAAAARIVLRDWNEGKIPYYTMPPNRKEGEAMEATIVPELGKEFNVDEVYGTESSYIGSLKSVNEFNPVEIPPSDPLAFDESMLEDEKQPEITPIESNMADQAMSEDEKDMPETQVKNISSQQNEKLYATEGILNSKQKKAEKKRRKKATKSAALEEDGDYDFKIDYKKKGSTDMDVGEEEEKDVDDNNDGSADGNGNNVDQSEV; encoded by the exons ATGCCTAAGCGAAGCAAAA AGAGTAAAAGTAAAAGAGTATCATTGAAACAGAAGCATAAAGTAATCAAGAAAGTCAAAGAACATCATAAGAAAAAATCCAAAGAAGCTAAAAAACTTGGTTTGAATAAGAGACAGAAAGTTGAGAAAGATCCTGGGATTCCTAATGATTGGCCTTTTAAGGAGCAAGAACTTAAAGCTCTCGAAGCTCGCCGTACGAAAGCCCTCGAAGAAATCGAGCTGAAAAAAGCTGCCCGTAAAGAAAGG GCTAAAAAGAGGAAGTTGGGTTTATTGGAAGATGATGGAGATGATATGACCAGTCTGGCGGAGCAGGTTTctgcaaaagaaaaagaatttgcAGGGAAAAAACCCGTTGATAATTCAACTAAAACTCTGG AGAGGTCATTTTACAAGGAGTTGTCCAAAGTTATTGAAGCCTCAGATGTCATTTTGCAAGTGCTCGATGCCCGGGATCCTCTAGGGACCCGCTGCATTGAAATGGAAAAAATGGTGTTGAAAGCTGGTCATGAGAAACGTCTCGTGTTGCTTCTTAATAAAATAG ATCTCATTCCCCGTGAAGCTGCTGAGAAATGGCTAAAGTATCTTAGAGAGGAGTTACCCGCAGTTGCTTTTAAATGTAGCACCCAAAAGCAGAAATCGAATCTAGGGTGGAAAGCTGCAAAGTCTGCAAAATTGACCAGCAATTTATTGCAAACAAGTGACTGTCTAGGGGCAGAAACTCTTCTAAAGCTTCTGAAGAATTACTCAAGAAGTCACGAG ATCAAAAAGTCAATTACGGTTGGTGTAGTTGGGTTGCCTAATGTAGGAAAGAGCAGTCTCATTAATAGCTTGAAAAGGTGTCATGTTGTGACTGTTGGTGCTACCCCAGGTCTCACAAGAACCATGCAAGAAGTTCAGTTAGACAAGAATGTTAAGTTATTGGACTGTCCTGGTGTTGTGATGCTCAATTCCGGGGAGAATGCTGCTGCTGCAGCTCTTCGAAATTGTATAAAAATCGAGAAGTTAGAGGACCCCGTTGCTTCAG TGCAGGAAATCCTCGAGAAATGTCCATCAGAAATGTTGGTTACAGCATACAAGATTCCAGTTTTTGCTTCTGCTGATGACTTCCTTTCAAAGGTCGCTACTGTGAGAGGTAAACTAAACAAAGGTGGCATTTTGGACACTGCTGCTGCTGCAAGAATTGTTTTACGCGATTGGAATGAAG GTAAGATTCCATACTATACAATGCCACCTAATAGGAAGGAAGGAGAGGCTATGGAGGCAACTATTGTACCAGAATTAGGAAAGGAGTTCAATGTGGATGAAGTATATGGCACTGAATCCTCGTATATTGGCAGCCTAAAATCTGTGAATGAGTTTAATCCTGTGGAGATTCCACCAAGTGACCCTCTGGCTTTTGATGAGTCGATGCTTGAG GATGAAAAACAGCCAGAGATAACTCCCATAGAAAGCAATATGGCAGATCAAGCGATGTCAGAAGATGAAAAAGATATGCCAGAAACCCAGGTCAAGAATATAAGTAGTCAACAAAACGAGAAACTATATGCCACAGAAGGTATTCTTAACTCCAAGCAAAAGAAAgcggaaaagaaaagaaggaaaaaggCCACTAAATCTGCTGCATTGGAAGAAGATGGTGATTATGACTTCAAGATAGATTACAAGAAAAAGGGATCTACCGACATGGATGTTGGTGAGGAAGAAGAGAAGGATGTCGATGATAATAATGATGGTTCAGCTGATGGAAATGGAAACAATGTTGATCAGAGTGAAGTGTAA
- the LOC122582165 gene encoding uncharacterized protein At4g13200, chloroplastic — protein sequence MSSAISSPTANFHVPSNTQVLKNSNSSSFSIICLKSTNNFGRKTVGLLVPKKLVLAKQGFRCNCSSTPGGPAPGENESKQVLDAFFLGKAFAEALNERIESTVGEFLSTVGRLQAEQQKQVQEFQDEVLERAKKAKEKAAREAMEAQALVPESAASNISPATANKTGNASVTVSTTIDEPTDSIEQGTNNGNTDPLLGISIDD from the exons ATGAGTAGTGCAATTTCTTCACCAACTGCAAATTTTCATGTTCCGTCAAATACCCAAGTCTTAAAAAACTCAAATTCATCATCTTTTTCAATTATCTGCTTAAAATCCACAAATAATTTTGGAagaaaaacagttggtttgttGGTGCCCAAGAAACTGGTTCTTGCAAAACAGGGGTTTAGATGTAACTGTAGCAGCACACCTGGTGGGCCTGCTCCAG GAGAAAATGAAagtaaacaagttttggatgcGTTTTTCTTGGGTAAAGCTTTTGCAGAAGCACTAAATGAACGTATAGAATCGACAGTGGGGGAGTTCTTGAGTACAGTTGGACGCTTGCAAGCTGAGCAACAAAAGCAAGTACAGGAGTTTCAG GATGAAGTCCTAGAAAGAGCAAAGAAGGCCAAGGAGAAAGCGGCACGTGAAGCCATGGAAGCACAAGCACTTGTTCCAGAGTCTGCTGCATCAAATATTTCTCCAGCAACAGCTAATAAAACCGGAAATGCTTCTGTGACGGTATCTACAACCATTGATGAACCAACAGATTCCATAGAGCAGGGTACAAATAATGGCAACACGGACCCGCTCTTGGGAATATCAATAGACGATTAA